A single genomic interval of Arctopsyche grandis isolate Sample6627 chromosome 8, ASM5162203v2, whole genome shotgun sequence harbors:
- the LOC143915307 gene encoding uncharacterized protein LOC143915307, with protein MSSAENEEIEASTSKSHKGRNPTRDVEPIRDRSSSRIHQTRSQTQSIEILAKENKVEVIMTSIELRYSGAVQRLKGKIDKSSELDEGQYQTIKEAYDYVRKLHYEYLDNLTDIPKAAKIDEEYDAITITVKNLKAALDCQSFQDSKLKVEQATIKFARDKLPTLTIPTFQGDPSEWQSFQQAFTNIIGNKTEYSNVTKLQYLHQSLIGPALAAVSGLDISSDNYEIAWSILDKQYNLPRLNLKTRINSLCDLKLITRESHIELRNLLNQVTVCIKNIESLGYAREILDPWVTCLVLRKLPFNIVRDWEISLVSREMPPYESLETFLQNRCNVLQSTASVTTVKEFPHSRQRIMRTHVANKNPSSKVNACAFCRNNHFIGKCDKFKAKSSMERNEFVKSNNMCFKCLNSSHKITNCKSNYNCLRCKQNHHTLLHQDDTFSSNNTGRKSINAHSTHFSQREIILPTVQVDIITSNGTVVKGRTLLDSGSQVNYVTTSFAKKNNFKLEKISQKIVGIANQESSIRHITKVTIRSSTTNYSTKVLCLVLPEITGEIPTVKLDQQLISIPAGIKLSDPLWNKPTPIDLLLGAEICVHAMKAGTIQLGKGMPILKDTEFGWTIVGPYPEVNNAPGKSHIGLSQLDSHIQNFWMIDQVPMVKHQSLEEKRCEEHFQAHTSRDKNGRFCVALPYKNSPVVLGSSLHIAEKRHKTLERRFLANNNLKMEYNKVLEEYINLGHMSECEPPEAHEVHCYLPHHVVVKESSLTTKYRVVFDASAKTTSNISLNNILMVGPNVQSDLLSLLLNFRLHKYVITADIKQMYRQIQIAEENKNVQRIIWRTDPQSKFKHYKLNTVTFGTASAPFLATRCLNQLAEENRNKYPIASKVIERDFYVDDLLTGTNTIEAGKLLKVQLETILLSAGMPLSKWTSNNSCIITDVKADDCSDFNFSNESHKTLGLFWKPREDVFVFKVQTEVETENITKRNFLSVISQIFDPLGLLSPLLINYKILMQSVWQQTIGWDEFIPQTIFKKWKDCQLSNTVMKLYKIPRLIILNNVINIQAHGFCDASEKAYGACIYVKCTDQLGNSKCHLVCSRSRVAPLSFVTIPRLELCSAMLLSKLMKSTIDQLTIHINEKYYWTDSTVALHWIRGESCKWTTFVANRVAEIQSISQPIEWYHVSSTDNPADLISRGTQPSELNHNSLWWDGPSWLKLDESRWPRRPPEITIDLPERRVVTNATLVRENNWIDKHSHLPRLLRVLSYVRRPLRNKQLNVKENNEPSALELKDALNNLIRLSQMESFPLEYRLLSKGHPIPSSSKLAKLSPLFHENLICVGSRLPLGTTLSTSPIILSNKHKLTHMIVRDAHLKYIHLGTQALLSLLRQTYWPLAGHNTVKGVVRSCVICFRNKPLSHNRLMGLLPLERTTANFPFSHVGIDFAGPFPVKSGCNKNSKIIKGYVCVFVCFSSKAVHLELVGDLTSSNFLNCLRRFVARRGRPNTIYSDNATNFVGASRELVNLVKLIYERPHEEKLLRYVASEGIRWKFNPPRAPHMGGLWEAAVKSMKIHLNKVLKATTLNFESFCTVLTQIEACMNSRPLSPLSSDPLDLLPLTPGHFLIGRSLLALPMEVKYNTNVHANLLQIQLTTAAFWKRWSAEYLHSLQLRHKWKKDSSNNLSVGQMVLLKEEHMLPTRWVLGRVTKLYPGPDGRVRVVDVFTASGEFRRSSHLVAPLPILPQGPLDRKEDQQEGGETAASIPSTSVA; from the coding sequence atgtcaagtgctgaaaacgaggaaatagaagcttcgacttccaagtcgcataaaggtcgaaatccaactagggacgtagaacctattagagacaggtcaagctctagaatacatcagactcgaagtcagactcaatcgatagaaatattagcgaaggaaaataaagtagaagtcataatgacgtcaatagaattaaggtattcaggcgcggtacaaagactaaaaggaaaaatagataaatcctccgaattagatgaaggacagtatcaaaccattaaagaagcatacgattatgtccgaaaactccattacgagtatttagataaccttacagacataccgaaagcggccaaaatagacgaagagtacgatgcaattacaataacagttaaaaatcttaaagcagcattagattgccaatcctttcaagatagtaaactaaaggtagagcaagcaacaattaaatttgctagagataagttaccgacgttaaccattcccacatttcagggagatccatctgaatggcaatcgtttcaacaagcttttacgaatataataggaaacaaaacggaatattcgaatgtcacgaaattgcaatatttgcatcaatccttaatcggtcccgctttggcagctgtatcaggtttagatattagctcagacaattacgaaatagcttggagtattttagacaagcaatataatttaccaagacttaatctcaaaactaggattaattcactttgtgacttaaaattaatcacaagagaatcacatatcgaattgagaaatctattgaatcaggtaacagtgtgtattaaaaacattgaatcgttgggttacgcgagagaaattttagatccatgggtaacatgtttagttctaaggaaattaccttttaatatagtaagagactgggaaatatcgctggttagcagagaaatgccaccatatgaaagtttagagacattcttgcagaatagatgtaatgtattacaatctactgcatctgtaactacggtgaaggaattccctcatagtcgtcaaagaatcatgagaactcatgtcgcgaacaaaaacccatcaagtaaggtaaacgcatgcgcattctgtcgaaataatcatttcataggcaaatgtgataaattcaaagcaaaatccagtatggaaagaaatgaattcgttaaatctaataacatgtgttttaaatgtttaaattcatcgcataagataacaaattgcaagtctaactataattgcttaaggtgcaaacaaaaccatcacactttgttgcatcaggacgatacatttagttccaataatacgggaaggaagtcaattaatgctcattctactcatttctctcaaagggagataattttaccgacggtacaagtggacattataacgtccaatggaacggtcgttaagggtcgcacattattagattccggctcacaagtcaactatgttaccacatctttcgctaagaagaataacttcaaattagagaaaatctctcaaaaaattgtaggtatcgctaatcaagaaagtagcattcgtcacatcaccaaggtgaccataaggtcttcaaccactaattactcaaccaaagtgttgtgtttggtattaccagaaattactggcgaaattccaactgtgaaactggatcaacagttaatttcaataccagcgggaatcaagttatcagatcccctttggaataaaccgacgccaatcgatttattgctcggcgccgagatttgcgttcatgctatgaaagcaggaaccatccagttaggaaaaggtatgcctatcttaaaggataccgaattcggatggacaatagttggtccatatcccgaagtaaataatgctccagggaagagccacataggcttaagtcaattagacagtcacattcaaaacttttggatgatcgaccaggttcctatggtaaaacatcaatctcttgaggagaaaagatgtgaggaacatttccaagcacacacatcacgagataaaaacggtagattttgtgtagctttaccatataaaaattccccggtagtattaggaagttcattgcacattgcggagaaaagacacaaaactttggaaagacgttttttagccaataataatttaaaaatggaatacaataaagttttagaagagtacataaatttaggacatatgtcagagtgtgaacctccggaggcacatgaggttcattgttatttacctcatcacgtcgtggttaaggagtctagccttaccactaaatatcgtgtagtttttgatgcgtccgcaaagacaacgtctaatatctcactaaataatattttgatggtgggacctaatgtccaatcagatttgttaagtttactactcaactttcgactccataaatacgtgattactgcggatattaagcagatgtaccgacagattcaaatagcagaggaaaataaaaatgtacaacgaatcatttggcgaacagatccccagagtaaattcaagcattacaagcttaatacagtaacattcggaactgcttcagccccatttttagctactagatgtctaaatcagttagcagaggagaatagaaacaaatatcccatcgctagtaaagtgatcgaacgtgatttttatgttgatgatttgctcacgggaactaatactattgaagctggtaaattattaaaggttcaactggaaaccatattattatcagccggtatgcccttaagcaaatggacatcgaacaactcctgtataatcacggatgttaaagctgacgattgttcagattttaacttctctaacgaatcacacaaaactttaggtttattttggaaaccgcgggaagacgtttttgtatttaaggttcaaaccgaagtcgagactgaaaatataacaaaaagaaactttttatcagtaattagtcagatcttcgacccattaggactattatctccattgttaattaattataagatattaatgcaatctgtctggcaacaaaccattggttgggatgaattcattcctcagacaatcttcaaaaaatggaaagattgtcaattatccaatacagtcatgaaactttataaaattcctagattgataatactaaataatgtcattaatatacaggcacacggattttgtgacgcatccgagaaagcttatggtgcttgtatttatgtaaaatgtactgatcaattgggaaattccaaatgtcatcttgtgtgttctcgttcgagagtcgctccgctcagttttgtaactattccgcgtttagagctgtgctccgctatgttattatcaaagttaatgaagtcaacaatagaccaattaacaattcatattaatgaaaaatattattggacggattcaaccgtcgcattgcattggattagaggagagtcatgtaaatggaccaccttcgttgccaatcgagtggccgaaatccaatcaatatctcaacccattgagtggtaccatgtctcctctacagacaatccagcagatttaatttctcgagggactcaaccatcagaattaaatcataattcgttatggtgggacggccctagttggttgaaattagacgaatcacgatggcctcgaagacctcctgagatcacaatagatcttccagagagaagggtagtcactaacgctacccttgtgagggaaaataattggatagataaacattctcatcttccaagactccttcgagttttatcatatgttcgtcggccactaaggaataaacaattaaacgttaaagaaaataacgaaccgtccgctttagaattaaaagatgctttaaataatttgataaggttatcgcaaatggaatcatttccattggaatatcgtttgctgagcaagggacatccaattcccagtagcagtaaattagctaaattgtcccctctattccacgagaatttaatttgtgttggaagtagacttcctctgggaacaactctatcaacgtcacccattatcttgtcaaataagcataaacttacacacatgattgtccgagatgcgcacttgaaatatattcacttgggtactcaagccttactgtcgttattgcggcagacctattggccattggccggacataatactgtcaaaggagtggtgcgttcatgtgtcatttgtttcagaaataaaccactgtcacacaatagattaatgggattactcccgcttgaacgtaccactgcgaattttcctttcagtcatgtggggatagatttcgcaggaccttttcctgtgaagagtggttgcaataagaattctaagataattaagggttacgtttgtgtctttgtgtgtttttccagtaaggcagttcacttggaacttgtcggagacttaacgagttcaaatttcttaaattgtttaagaagattcgtagccagacgtggcaggcccaatacgatatattccgacaatgctactaattttgtcggtgcaagtcgtgaactcgttaatttagtaaaattaatttacgaacgtcctcatgaggagaagctactacggtatgtagcctccgaagggattcgttggaagtttaacccgccaagggcgcctcacatgggagggctgtgggaagcagcggttaaatccatgaagattcatttaaacaaggtgttaaaggccaccaccttaaatttcgaatcattttgtacggtattgactcaaatagaagcttgcatgaattcccgtcctcttagtcccttgtcttcggatccactagaccttttacccctcacacctggacatttcttaattggcagatccttactcgctcttccaatggaggttaaatataacactaatgtccatgccaatctgcttcagatacaattgaccacagcagcattttggaaacgttggtcggcggaatatttacattctttgcagttacgacacaaatggaagaaggactcgagcaacaatctgagtgtgggtcaaatggtcctgttaaaggaggaacacatgctgccaacccgatgggtcttgggtcgagtcactaaattgtatcccggaccagatggcagagttcgagtcgtcgacgtctttactgccagcggagagtttcgtcggtccagtcatctagtggcgccattgccgattctaccacaaggaccacttgacaggaaggaagatcagcaagagggaggagaaacagcagcttcaattccgtcaacttcggtagcttag